The DNA segment CGATTCGCACCGCAGTGATCGAAGGCGACGACAACAACCGCGACATGTACGCCGTGCGCGACGCCCTGACCCACTACTACAACGGCAGCGCCTTCCAGCGCGTCATCTACACGGAAAGCCACGACGAAGTGAACAACGGCCACAGCCGCGTTCCGGAAGAGATCTGGCCCGGTAACGCTGGCAGTTGGTACTCGAAGAAGCGTTCGACGGTTGGTGCCGCGATGGTCTTCACGGCTCCTGGCATCCCGATGATCTTCATGGGCCAGGAATTCCTGGAAGATGGCTTCTGGAGCGATGCGGATCCGCTCGATTGGAGCAAGGACAGCACCTACAGCGGCATCAAGGCCATGTACACCGACATGATCAAGCTGCGCCGCAACTGGTATAACAACACCCGCGGCCTGCGCGGCAACGGTGTGAACGTGTTCCACGTCAACAACAGCGACAAGATCATCGCCTTCCATCGCTACGACCAGGGTGGAGCCGGCGACGACGTCATCGTGGTTGCCAACTTCAAGAACCAGGGTTGGTCGAGCTATAACATCGGCTTCCCGTCGGGCGGCACCTGGTACGTGCGGTTCAACAGCGACTGGAACGGCTACTCGAGCGACTTCAGCAACTGGAACTCGTACAACACCACGGCCTACTCGGGCGCCAAGGATGGCATGGGCTACAACGGCAACGTTGGAATCGGCCCCTACTCCGTCATCATCATGTCCCAGTAACGCGTACCCTCATCTACCCCTTTGCCTGGGGAGTGCAGGCGAGAGCCCGGAGCGAACAGCTCCGGGCTCTTGCATTTCCTGAGAGTGGTAAATCCTGCGCGTTCAGTTCGCAGGCTTGTTGAGCAGCGCTTCGCGATCGAATTCCAGGATGACGACGCCGCGTGTGAAGTCCGCGGCAGCGATCCGATTCTCGTCCAGGAAGATTGCCTCAACGACGTTTTCGAATCCGTCGAAGGTTGCTACTTCCTCGAAGCCGAATTCGTTTTCGGCGGTATGCCACCACCGTAGTCCGGCGTGGCCCTCGGCAATCAGGAGATCGGAGCCTTTGGAAGTGACGTGTTGCACGATCCCGCGTTCATCGTAGGGGGCTCTGCGAGGGATGTAGCCCACTGGTTCTACGTCTGTGGGATTCTTGCCCAGGCGAATGACCTGTGTGCCTCGCACGCGATCTGTGGCGAAGACGACGTTGCCGATAGCCGCGGCAGAGTCGCAGAAGCCACGGACGTTGAAGACCGTGTGCGCCTTGGGTTTGAGGGGAACGGATGGATCGAGCACCAGCAGGCCGGTCTCGTAATTGTCTGCCGCGATGAGGACGTCATCCCGAAGGAAATGAACGCGCTTTGTGTAGTCGTTGAATGGGTATCTCCCGACGAGCTTGGGCTTGGTCGCCTGATCCGGCCAATCCCAGAAGGAGACCCCTGCTCCACCCCCGGCGACGGCAAGGGTGTTCCCTCGGATAGCCGATGCATTGCACAGGCCCTCGGACTCCCAGTCGTACAAGAACTCGACTTCTTTTTCTTCCGTGATGCGAACGACGCGAAGGCGCGCCTCGCGTCCGGAGAGGAGAACTCGGTCATCCGGAAGTTCGAGAATGTTCAGAGTCGGCCACTCGGGGCGGCTGGTGACCGCCTGCTGTGACGGATCGATGTCAGTTGGGAACCAGGCAACTCCCTCCAAACCCAGGCAGGCGAAGATCAGTCCATGTGCTTGCCCCACCGAGACGACGCGGCTGGGCACCTGGATCAGGGTGCGATGCACATCGTCTTCCTGACAGAGAGCAGGTGTGGCGATAAGCACAGCCATCGCAAGCATCTGCACTATCCGGAGTGACGGAATCCGGTTTTGCCGTTGACCCTCATGGGTCATGGCGTAGCGTCTCAAAGTCTTGATCATTGGGTCCCCCGTGAGGAGCAGCATTTGCAACTTCCGGCTGAGACTCTGCCAGAAGGCCACATGGAACGGCAATCAGTACCCGTAGCTCTTCTCTACTGCCTCGTGAACTGGCTTGTGCCGGGCGCGGGGTTCCTGCTCGCTAAGGACTATCGGCGGGGGTGGCTTCTGTTCGCGCTGCTCAATGGGTGTTTTGTCCTGGGACTGGCGCTGCACGGCACGGCGAACCTGCCTTCCTTCCATTGGGGCAGCCCGACGTTCAACATTGTCGCCGTACTCTCTTTCCTCGTTCAAATCTGGCACGGTGGGGGAACGCTCTTGCTGCTGGCGGTCCAGCACGTCGGCGGGCCGCTGGCGGGCCTGCTGCTGCGGGATCCCGGCTGGGCTTACGCCGATCTGGGGACTTTTCATTTGCTGGTGGCTGGCGGGCTGAACTACTTCGCCACGGTGCGGTTGTACGATCTGCTGGCGGGCGACCCCTCCCACGGGGAAGCAGATGAGGCTGCCGAGGAGGCGGAAGCATCATGACCTCTGGACTCATCTACATCGGTACAGCGATTTATTTGACCTTCCTCGTCGCCTTGGTAATCTCCTTGCTGGAGCAAGGGATAGGAAAGGGATTTTGGCATCACACGGGTCGTCGATGGGGTAAATTCCTTCTAGGACTTGTCATTCTCGGGATAACAGTGCAAATTCTTACACTATTCTCCTGAGAGGACTCGAAAAACCCTCACAATCGTTCCGGGTTTTGACTTGACCACTTCGGCCTCACCAACGAGATGGATGCACAACCCTACTCGAACCTGCTCCGTGGTGAGCAGACATTCCAAAACTGAAGAAAGGGGAGAACAGTCCATGAAGAAACTTCGGGGCTTCACCCTCATCGAACTTCTGATCGTGGTCGCGATTATCGCGATTCTGGCCGCGATCGCCGTGCCGAACTTCCTGGAGGCGCAGGTGCGCTCCAAGGTCTCGCGCGTCAAGTCTGACCAGCGCTCTCTGGCCACCGCCATTGAGTCCTACTACGTTGACAACAACGTTTATCCCGCGATGACCTTGACTCTCAACGAGTCCGCCGACAGCGCCCTCATCGCTTCGGGTAATTCTGCTGGCCGTACTTTCCAGCTTCGCAATAGCCAGGCGCCCGATCTTTCCACCCTGACCACCCCGATCGCCTACGTCACCAGCTACTTCGTCGACCCGTTCGCCGATACCCGTGGCTTGACGTTCCGTTACTTCCGTGACAACCAGGGCTGGATTCTTGGCTCCTGGGGCCCGGACACTGACCAGGCCGCCGGTGGTGACCTGCAGTGGAACAATGGCGACATCACCGTTCCGGCTGACGGCGACGGCACGAACCTCGTCCGCGAGACCGGTGAAGCCGGCGTCGAGTCCGTCTACATCAGCTCCGTCTCCCAGCCCTCCACCGTTCTGCTTGCCGGCGAAGGCTCGGGCACGGGCATTGGTGCCTACACCTACGACCCGACGAACGGCACCGTTTCGCAGGGTGACGTTTGGCGCGTGAAGGAATAATCCTGACCACTTAGTGGTTCACGCAGCAGTATCGATCGGCCGCCTCTTCGCGAGGCGGCCGGTCACTTTTTATCCCATCCGACTTCGTTGTCTTCGATCGAAAGGAAGAAGGGGCAGATCACACCGGATCTGCCCCTTCGAATCGCCTGTCTGGAAGAGTCGAGGTTACTTGATGATGACGTTCACCAGTCGCCCGGGAACGACGATGACCTTGCGGATTTCAGCGCCGGTCTCGGTCGGCTTCTGGACGGCCTCGGTGGCCACGGCTGCCTTCTCCATTTCATCTTTGGAGGCGCCGGCCGGGACCATGATTCGATCGCGGACCTTGCCGTTGACCTGGACGGCGATCTCCACGGTATCCGCGACGGTCAGGGCTTCGTCGTAAGTGGGCCACTCGGCCTGGAAGACGCTTCCTTCATTGCCCAGAGCCTCGTGCCAGATCTCCTCGGCCAGGTGCGGCGCAAACGGCGCCAGCATCGTACACAACGCGGTCTGGGCGAAGGAATCGACTGCTCCGCCGGTACGGAGCGTATTGTGCAGTTCCATCAGTGCCGCGATCGCCGTGTTGTAGCTCAGATTCTCGAAGTCCTCGGTCACCTTCTTGATGGTCTGGTGCAACTTGACCGCGGACTCCTTCGGCATCTCGCCTGCAGCCGGCTTCTCGTCGAAGTACCAGCCGTGCAGACGATTCAGGAACCGGCGGATGCCCATGATGTCCTTGTCACGGAAGTCGCCCCCCTGGGTATACGGCCCGAGGAACATCAGATACATGCGCAGGGTGTCGGCACCGTGCCGCTCGACGAACTCGTCGGGATTCACCACGTTGCCCTTGGACTTGCTCATCTTCGAGCCTTCCTTGACGAGCAGACCATGGGCACGGAACTTCCGGAACGGCTCCGCAGGATCCTTCATCTTCGGGTCGTTACCCATCTCCAGGACGCCGGCCTCGTGCAGCGCCATGCAGATGAAGCGCGTGTAGAGCAGATGGAGCACGGCGTGCTCGTTGCCGCCCACGTACAGGTCGACGGGCAGCCACTTCTTCATCAATTCGGGATCGTAAGGCTGCGAGGCATCGCGGGCCGATGGGTAGCGGAGATAGTACCAGGCGCTGTCGAGGAAGTTGTCCATCACGTCCGTTTCGCGGCGGTACTTCTTGCCGTCGATCTCGACGTTGACCCAGTCCTCGGCGGTCGCCAGCGGGCCGCGGCCGTCGCCCTTCGGGCGGAAGTCGTCCAAGTCCGGCAATGTGACCGGCAACTGGTCCTCGGGGACCGGGTGAACGTTGTCTTCTTCATCATAAACGACAGGGATCGGTGGTCCCCAGTAGCGCTGGCGGCTGATACCCCAGTCGCGCAGGCGATACTGGCGCGATGACGTCCCGGCGTTGCGACCTTCCAGCCACTTTGTGATGGCGGGAATCGCCTCTTCTTTCGGCAAGCCGTTCAGGCTGATCTCCTCGTTCGCCGAGTTGATCATGATGCCCGAGCCGGACCAGGAGGCGTTGCCGGCCTCGATGGCGGCGCGGACGCCGGCAAGCTCGTCGGCTGTCGGCTGCTTGCCGAGTTCGCCCGCGTAGCCGGAAAGCTGCTGATCATCGAAGGAATTGCCAAACTCGGGGGCGATGATCGGGACGACAGGCAGATTGTACTTCGTGGCGAACGCGAAGTCGCGATGATCGCCGCTCGGAACCGCCATGATGGCGCCCGTGCCGTAGCCCATCAGAACGTAATCTGCGATGAAGATGGGGATTTCCTGGCCATTGACCGGATTGATAGCGCGCGCCCCGATGTCGACGCCGGTCTTTTCCTTCTCGTCCGTCGTGCGCTCTTCTTCCGTCTTGCTCGCGCAGGCAGCCTTGTAGGCCGCGACGTCGTCCCGCTTCGTCGGGAGGGTGATCTTGTCGACCAGAGGATGTTCCGGCGACAGAACCATGAACGTGGCGCCGAACAGCGTGTCCGGACGGGTGGTGAAGACCCGGATCTTCTCGTCGGTACCGGCGACCTGGAAGTCGACTTCCGCGCCGGTGCTGCGGCCGATCCAGAAGCGCTGTGCCGTTTTGGTCGTCTCCGACCAGTCCAGCCAATCGTGGTTGTCCAGCAGACGATCGGCGAAGGCCGTAATGCGGAAGAACCAGCAAGGCATCTTGCGGCGTTCCACCATCGTGTCGCCGTGGCGTTCGCAGGTGCCGTCGGGGTTCTTCTGCTCATCGGCGATCACGGTGCCGCACGCCGGGCAGAAATTGACTTCCTTGGTGTCGCGATAGGCGAAGCCGTGCTTGTAAAGCTGCAGGAAGATCCACTGGGTCCACTTGTAGTACTCCGGTGAGGTCGTATCGACCTCGTAGCGCCAGTCGTACATGAAGCCCATCATGCGGAGCTGCCGGCGGAAGTTCTCGACGTTGCTTGGGATCAACTCGCGCGGATGGCGGCCGACCTTCATGGCGTAGTTCTCACTGTGGATGCCGAACGCATCGAAACCGATAGGCTCGAAGACATCCTTGCCCCGCAGGCGACGGTAGCGCCCCTGGATATCCGCGCCGGTGAAGGCGTACACGTTGCCGACGTGCAGGCCCTCTGCAGACGGATAGGGGAACATCATCAGGACATAGTAGGGGTCCTTTGCGGCGTGCACATCGATTTCATTCGTGCCGGCCTCCGTCCACCACTTCTGCCATTTGGATTCGACTTGCGTTGGATCGTAGATGTTTTCGGCCATTTTCCATGTCACCTGAGGCTTAATCTGTGGCGCTAAGGGGTACGGAATCGGGGCGCTGGGTGGCAAGGAGGAATCAGGGGGAGGCAGGGAGCGGCAGGCCGCCGGTCATCCGCGTAGGTCTTCCTACCACTGAATCGACCTCCGAGAAGAGACACCAAACAGCAGACACCGGCACCAACGGGGCGCTCTACTAATCTCCTTCGCCGGAAGTGCAAGAAATCCTGGGCGGGCGCTGCGGCGTCCGCCCTTTCCCTTGCGCACCGGCGTGATTGGCTTCAAGAACACGTTATGCACGCGAGTCTCCCATCCTTTGTCGTGTTTGGAATCGATCCCCTTCTCGTTCGGGTAGAGGTTGACTGCGTCAGCGTCAACTCGATGGACAGCGTGACGTGGAGCATTGTTGGCCTGGCCGATGCCGCGGTGCGCGAAAGCCGCGAGCGCGTGAAGGCGGCGCTCAAGAATTCCGGTTATGCCGTCAGTCAGAAACGCATCACGGTGAACCTCGCGCCGGCGGATGTGCGCAAGGAAGGCAGCCATCTCGATCTGAGTATCGCGCTCGCCGTCTTGGCCAGCACGGGGCGATTGGATGCACGGCGCGCCGGGCGATTCGCCGCCCTCGGCGAGTTGGGCCTCGATGGCGGATTGAAGCCGGTCTCGGGCGCGCTGCCGATGGCGATCGGTGCGCGCAATGAGGGCCTCGATGGCCTGATTGTTCCGGAGGAGAACGCCGCCGAAGCAGCCTACGTCGAAGGCCTCCCCGTATACGGCGTGCGCCGGCTGACGGACGCGGTTGGATTCCTGCGCGGCGAGGCCGAGCTGTCTCCCACGCCGCCACCGCCTCCTGCGGATCGCGATGGCGAACGCGCGTTGCATTTGCCCGACATGGAAGATGTGCGCGGGCAGGAAAACGCGAAGCGCGCGCTCGAGGTCGCCGCCGCCGGCGGACACAATCTCCTTCTCATTGGTGCACCAGGCAGCGGCAAAACGATGCTGGCCAAGCGCATGCCGTCGATTCTGCCCGAGATGACATTCGAAGAAGCGATCGAGACGACGAAGATCTTCTCGATCAGCGGCCGACTCGATTCGCGTAACGGCCTGGTGCGTACGCGGCCGTTTCGTTCGCCGCATCACACGGCTTCGCACGTGGCCGTGGTCGGCGGCGGCGTGATGCCGCGCCCCGGCGAAGTAAGCCTGGCGCACAACGGGGTCTTGTTTCTGGACGAGTTCCCGGAGTTCTCGCGCCAGGTGCTCGAGGTCATGCGGCAACCGCTCGAAGACCGCGTCGTTCACATCAGCCGCGCGCAGATGTCACTCACATTTCCCGCCAGCTTCATTCTGGTTGCTGCGATGAATCCGTGCCCGTGCGGCTACGCAACGCATCCCGAAAAGCGCTGTATCTGCAACCCGATGCAGATACAGAAGTACATGGGGCGCATCAGCGGACCGTTGCTTGATCGCATCGATCTGCATGTCGACGTGGCGCCGGTGAAGATCGAGGACATTCACAATCGCAAGCCCGGCGAACCGAGCCGCGTTGTACGCGAACGCGTCAATCGGGCGCGCACGGTACAGACGCGACGCTTCGCCAATCGCCCCGGCATGTTCTGCAACGCACAAATGACGAGCGCGGATCTAAAGAGCTACTGCGCGCTTTCGCCGGAAAGTCGCCAGCTTCTCGAGCAGGCAATGAAGGGCCTCAACCTCTCCGCCCGCGCGTACGATCGGATTTTGAAAGTCTCGAGAACCATCGCCGATCTCAACGGCGCGGAAGCGATCTCCGCCGAGCACATCAGCGAGGCGGTGCAATACCGCAACCTCGATCGCGAGAATTGGGTGTAGGATTTTGGCGCAGGGGCGGGAACCGAGAGAGGAGGAGTCTCCCGGCCAGAGGAGATGAGGATCGATGAATAGAGTGTCCGGTCCCCGGATTACCTCTGCTTCTATCAGCCTAACAACGGAAGGGGAATGTTGCCAGCAGTCGACTAGCTCTCTTTTCACGCTTGAGTGACCGTTAAGTACACTATCATTCGTTCCTATAGAACGCGAAGGGAATCGCAACATGTCTGAGTCGTTTGATCTCACAAAGGTCTCCGGTGATCAACTCATTGCCTTCTACGGACTGAACTTCGCCGCAGCAGAGACTGATGGCAGTATAGACAAAGATGAATTGACCAGCATTTTCGAAACGCTCGAATTGTCAACGCTCAATGAATCTCAGAGGGAAAGGGTTCGAGGATTCATCATCAAGCCTCCCGAAGCCGGTGCGATGCTTGATACAATCGCAAGAGGATCAGAGAAATTCCGCTATTCAGTGGCTGTCAGGATTATCGAGGTTCTGCTAGCGGATGACGTTATAACACCAGAAGAGGAGAAGTTCCTGGATGAAGTTTGCAGGCGTCTGATCGTGACGAATGAGCAGCAGAAAGCGATCATTGCTTTTGTCCAGGTTTCTCGGCGCATCGCACGGGAGGGAGTCGATGACAACAACGCCGAGAGGGCTTTGAAGGGTGCCGCAAGTGGACTTGCTGCCGTGGGTATTCCTATTACTGCCGTCTATTTCAGTGGTTCTGTGGTCGGATTGAGCGCGGCAGGAATCACATCAGGACTGGCCGCCGTTGGTCTAGGAGTTGGAATGGTACCAGGTATCGGAGTGGCCGTCCTTATTGGGACAGCCGTCTACTTTGGATTGAGAAAGGCCCTGGGTGACTCAAGGGCAACCAAGGAGAAGAAGTTGAGAGAGGAGCGGGAGCAAAAGGCACAGCGTGTGATCAGGAATTTACAGGATACGATCAATGGTGTACTTCAGAGCATTGCGGCGATGGAGGAGAAGGCAGCGGAAAGCGAGGCAAATCGAGAGATGATCAGGGTCCTTCGTGCACGAATGAACTCTCTGAATCGAATTCTTGAGCAGAAGAAAGCCAACGTGTAGGAGACTTCGATGACACATCATGACTGTGTTGTTGAGTTGCGGCAAGTTCTTACGGCCCAGCATCACCTGCTGGATCGTGTGAAAGAACGGCTTTCGCTCATCGAAGATGAGTTGGCCTGTACAAGTTCACAAGCACAAGAACTGAGAGATCTGAATACAGCCATGAATAGAATCGAGGAGAATGCCCATCTCCTTGAAGCGAGTGACATGGCCGGCTGGGAAGACGATGAAGCACTTCTTGAGCGGGCAGAACGTTCGAGGCAGTCCCACAGTAAGGCGATTGAAGCTTTCCAATATAGCAACTGGAACCAGTTCGTTCGTGACAGCCAGGCCTATTGCCTTGCGAATAAGACCGAGTTGATTCTTCCCTGGGAGGCCTTCCTTACGGATGACGACTTCGCTTCTCTCAAGAGCGAGTCCTACTCGGAACAGTATCGCTGGGACAAGTGGGACTACATCCTCGTTGGAGCAGCAGGAGTACTTGCGTTCCTCACCGATTGCTTTCTCGTCACCATTCCTGCTGACATGACATCAGGTATCTTTGCAGGGCAGAAGGGAAGCGTCATAACGAAACGTCTCCATGAAATACGCCTCCCCAAGAACGTCCAGGACTGGTTGGAACTGGCTAAAGTGCCGTATGATCGAACCGGTGGCCCAAACCATCGAATTGATACGTTTGGACATGATCCGGTCATCGGGTTGATTGTGGGTGTCTTGGACATCTTCAGAGGGACTGCAACGACTATAAAGGGGGGCACAATTACTTCCGAGTCAGTGGCGGGAACTCCCGGCCTTGGACTGACGGAATCCATCATTATACAGATCCTGCACTTGCTATCGGACGCTTTCACAAAGAAGGGGTTGCCGATTCCGTTTTCCTCCGTTTTACGCGCCCTCAATAGTGGAAGTTTTGTTGGACCGTCCGGAAAGTCCAGAACCATCAGTGATCTGACTCGATGGATGTACCATCACGGATATGATCTCAGGCATTTCATGACGATGAGCATTACTCCCGCCACTATTGAGATCATCCTTCGCGCATATATCATGATTCGGCATTATGTCGAGAAGGGGGAGATCAAATTCCTCCTCGCCGATAACCCCAAATACCGGAGTATGCTTCTGTCCGCGCATGCTATCGCCTGTGCAGGGAATGCAGGGAAAATCTCTCTGTTGCAGGGAAACCCTCTGGCTATCAACTATGCCGAATGGCTTGCCTTGATTCGGTACTTACTGCCATCGCTCAAGTATTGGGTTTTTGATCGGCGCAAACTCGAGTTGGAACATATGAGAAGACTGAATGATGAAGGTTGGGATCAGCTACTTGCTGCATCAGACGAGCTCCTCACGAAGACATATCAGAAGGAAGACGCTGTCTTTGTGCTCGGTGCTGAGGAGGCTCCAACATAGATCTGCCTGAGGAGCATTTCGAACCAGGGAGGACGCGTAGAGCATCATCGCCCTCTTTCTGCTGAAGGAGTCGTTACTCGCCCTACTTCCGCAATCCACTGCGGGCAAAACGACGACAGGACACTTCTCTCTCACCGCAATCTTGATCGCAAGAATTGGGTGTAGGATTTTAGAGCCGGCAGAAACCCAGCGAGGACGGTTACGGCAGAAACCCAGCGAGGGGGAGTCTTTCGGCCGGATGGAGATGACGTTCGATGAATAGAGTATCCTGTGCTCGTATGCTCGGAAACCCAGACGGCAGGAAGAGAGAGTCACATTGAGTCTGAAGCGACGATCCATGAAAGTGGCCACAGTTCTAGCAGCGGCCGGCTTGGTGTTCGGTGTATTTGTGTGCCTCCCTCTTGTCGTGCCTAAGCCCCACCCTGCCCCTGTCTTTCGCAGGGCTATGAGCCAAATCGCGCATCTTGGATGGAGAATATCTTCCGGCTACAATTCCTCAGAGGAGGATCTCTGTGATTTGTCGTCAAGGATCAGATCCGAGTGGGAGCCTCGAGAAAAAGATCGGCTGGACTATCCGATCGAGGCGTTCTGCACGACGGAGACGCTGATTCTTCTCTACCCAGGCGCAAATGGGCATTCAGCACTGACTCAATCGGAATATCGCGACCTGTATCTGGCTGATTATGATTACCCATCAAGCCTGACCTTGCTTCTTGATTCAGATGACATTGTGAGCGTCTGGCTCATGTACGACGGGGAGTTGATGCGATCAATGGAGACCGTTCCAGCAGGTCAGAGATCAGGGCATCGAAGGTTCTTCTATCACCTTGAGGGTAAGGATTTCACGATTCCGCAAGACCCAATCGCAATTGCCCCATCTCAGAATGGCGTTGGGCGCGATTGAGTCGACTCATGCAAAACGGGGAGTGACATTGGCGAGGCCGAGCAAACCAAAGATGCCACCCGCTTGTCCGCGGCGGTTCTGGAGGAAATACGTCCTCGCGCTTCTCCTCTCCCTATTTCTGTTGAGCCTGGCAGTTTCTGTTTATGAAAT comes from the bacterium genome and includes:
- a CDS encoding type II secretion system protein GspG, which codes for MKKLRGFTLIELLIVVAIIAILAAIAVPNFLEAQVRSKVSRVKSDQRSLATAIESYYVDNNVYPAMTLTLNESADSALIASGNSAGRTFQLRNSQAPDLSTLTTPIAYVTSYFVDPFADTRGLTFRYFRDNQGWILGSWGPDTDQAAGGDLQWNNGDITVPADGDGTNLVRETGEAGVESVYISSVSQPSTVLLAGEGSGTGIGAYTYDPTNGTVSQGDVWRVKE
- the leuS gene encoding leucine--tRNA ligase, whose product is MAENIYDPTQVESKWQKWWTEAGTNEIDVHAAKDPYYVLMMFPYPSAEGLHVGNVYAFTGADIQGRYRRLRGKDVFEPIGFDAFGIHSENYAMKVGRHPRELIPSNVENFRRQLRMMGFMYDWRYEVDTTSPEYYKWTQWIFLQLYKHGFAYRDTKEVNFCPACGTVIADEQKNPDGTCERHGDTMVERRKMPCWFFRITAFADRLLDNHDWLDWSETTKTAQRFWIGRSTGAEVDFQVAGTDEKIRVFTTRPDTLFGATFMVLSPEHPLVDKITLPTKRDDVAAYKAACASKTEEERTTDEKEKTGVDIGARAINPVNGQEIPIFIADYVLMGYGTGAIMAVPSGDHRDFAFATKYNLPVVPIIAPEFGNSFDDQQLSGYAGELGKQPTADELAGVRAAIEAGNASWSGSGIMINSANEEISLNGLPKEEAIPAITKWLEGRNAGTSSRQYRLRDWGISRQRYWGPPIPVVYDEEDNVHPVPEDQLPVTLPDLDDFRPKGDGRGPLATAEDWVNVEIDGKKYRRETDVMDNFLDSAWYYLRYPSARDASQPYDPELMKKWLPVDLYVGGNEHAVLHLLYTRFICMALHEAGVLEMGNDPKMKDPAEPFRKFRAHGLLVKEGSKMSKSKGNVVNPDEFVERHGADTLRMYLMFLGPYTQGGDFRDKDIMGIRRFLNRLHGWYFDEKPAAGEMPKESAVKLHQTIKKVTEDFENLSYNTAIAALMELHNTLRTGGAVDSFAQTALCTMLAPFAPHLAEEIWHEALGNEGSVFQAEWPTYDEALTVADTVEIAVQVNGKVRDRIMVPAGASKDEMEKAAVATEAVQKPTETGAEIRKVIVVPGRLVNVIIK
- a CDS encoding YifB family Mg chelatase-like AAA ATPase, coding for MHASLPSFVVFGIDPLLVRVEVDCVSVNSMDSVTWSIVGLADAAVRESRERVKAALKNSGYAVSQKRITVNLAPADVRKEGSHLDLSIALAVLASTGRLDARRAGRFAALGELGLDGGLKPVSGALPMAIGARNEGLDGLIVPEENAAEAAYVEGLPVYGVRRLTDAVGFLRGEAELSPTPPPPPADRDGERALHLPDMEDVRGQENAKRALEVAAAGGHNLLLIGAPGSGKTMLAKRMPSILPEMTFEEAIETTKIFSISGRLDSRNGLVRTRPFRSPHHTASHVAVVGGGVMPRPGEVSLAHNGVLFLDEFPEFSRQVLEVMRQPLEDRVVHISRAQMSLTFPASFILVAAMNPCPCGYATHPEKRCICNPMQIQKYMGRISGPLLDRIDLHVDVAPVKIEDIHNRKPGEPSRVVRERVNRARTVQTRRFANRPGMFCNAQMTSADLKSYCALSPESRQLLEQAMKGLNLSARAYDRILKVSRTIADLNGAEAISAEHISEAVQYRNLDRENWV
- a CDS encoding TerB family tellurite resistance protein, yielding MSESFDLTKVSGDQLIAFYGLNFAAAETDGSIDKDELTSIFETLELSTLNESQRERVRGFIIKPPEAGAMLDTIARGSEKFRYSVAVRIIEVLLADDVITPEEEKFLDEVCRRLIVTNEQQKAIIAFVQVSRRIAREGVDDNNAERALKGAASGLAAVGIPITAVYFSGSVVGLSAAGITSGLAAVGLGVGMVPGIGVAVLIGTAVYFGLRKALGDSRATKEKKLREEREQKAQRVIRNLQDTINGVLQSIAAMEEKAAESEANREMIRVLRARMNSLNRILEQKKANV